The Lolium perenne isolate Kyuss_39 chromosome 6, Kyuss_2.0, whole genome shotgun sequence genome segment GGTGCAAATTCCTCCTCGACCAGGATGTAATCAATGGCAAGACATGCTTGGCCGGCACAAAGGGACCATTTCCCTCCAAATATGCGATTCACTGCAATCTGTGCAGCCAAGAGCCAACACATGAGGTACATTCAGCCTGTCCTGCAATCTGAACAATGTTGCAAAGTGAAAATCGTCAAATGCCCTAAGGAATATACCTGGGTGTCTCTCTTGCTATCTAGCCGATCAATGATGCACGGACATTTCGAGCCCAGTTCAAGCGCGACTGGCGTCAAGTGCTTTGCTGCTTTCGTCAAGATAATGCGCCCTGTACGGGCGCTTCCTGAACCACGCCAATAAAAGACCACATCAGAGAGACATGCACGCAAGAGCAACAAATTGATGTTCTGTGGCCTGTAATTAACTTTGTGCAGGGTTGAGGTGATTTTTAGGGCTTGTAGTCACCTGTGAAGAGGACTTTGTCCCATCTGTGCTCCATTAGCTGCTCTCCAACTTCTGGTCCACCCAAGACAACCTTGACAGCCCTAGGATCCAGGTACTTTGGTAGGTTGCTAGCGAGGAACGCAGCGGTGGCTGGTGCGAACTCAGACGGCTTTACAACCACAGCATTGCCAGCCGCTATGGCGCCGGAGAGTGGCTCCAGAGCCAAACCTACAATGCAACACACCGCCAACCCGGTCAATGtaattttttttttctgaaataGGAGACAAATTCAAAAAAGTCATTGTGCAACAGGGGTATGAAAGGGTGCAACTGTAAACACTAAGTTTTGGTAATATCATTGACAAACTGTATACATAATTAGACCAAGAACACTAGTAGCGTAGTTGTAAAGCCTGATTTTATGAATGGTGTGGTTtactacaaaaaagaatgttagaCATAATGAACCTTAGCAGTCAGAATTGTACAAATTGTATCCCTTGGGCCATTGCAAGCCCGCTTTAGAATTTTAGTCAACAAGTACTTGACTTATTTCGGAATATTATATTTATGGTAACGATTTATAAGGTGATTTCTTGTTGATAAACATATGAGCACTGTAATGTGTCTACACTAAATACGATGGTTGATGAGTATTGATATATCATACTAGTAATGTGCAGAGCTGTAGAATATGGGGTTTGATAGATCTATCATTACGAGAGCCTTGTGTTTTCTTCTACCATCATGTCATCAGTTGATTATACATACATTCTCTACATTATACCTTAGACTTGAGTCTGTCAGATGATGTTACAATATGGACCGGCTTATTAAGAAGTTGTTGAACACTGTTGTGCAACTAGGTACATATGAAGCTCACTTTTAACTCTCTTGTGAtgcatggggggggggggggggggggacataGGATTTTACTCGTTGCAACATGGGTGATATGTCTGGACTCCTCGAGTGACTATCCATAAATGTCTGATCATGTTGCTCGTTGTTGAAAAGTTACTCACATATTGGATTATCAGTCAGTATAGTCAAGAAAGAGTGGTAGAGCTATATCAATAATGATGACATATGCATATCATTGTTTAGATAGCTCCACCCCACGTCACTTCTTCCTTCACCGCCAGACTCTGCAAGTACTCCTATAAGGTTATAACCAACATTGATTTGCTTAGATTTAGATTTGGTCGGTAGGGGTTAGAAGTTAGGGTTTTTATCTTGTATGTGTAGATCCAATGTTGCGTAAGTGCTTCTGAGTGATTTGGAATGATCTTGACATGTGTTGATGCTTAGATTTTCCGGTAAGGGTTATTGATTATGGGCTTCATTGGCATGCACCGGTTTATGATTCTGTATAAAGTTATGTTGCACATCTATGTCAATGCCTAGCTTGCAAAGACGCGCATCGCAATGCCATTTCTACGGTAAGCACAACTTCACATTGTCACTGATCACCCTTTATGCCCTTATGACCGATCACCTTGTGACATCCTCACTAATCACCGTTATCACATTGTCACTGATCACCCTTCTCATATTGTCACCAACCAGCACTGGCGCACGGCAGAGGCTGTTGGCGCACAACAAAGAAAtcgacgcacggcaaagcctttcacGTGCAGTTTTGGCACGGCGCACGGCAATGACACGTTGATGTCATAGACATTGTCATGCGATCTTTTCCGTGTGgcttcgcacggcaaaggctttgccatgTGTACATGCTCCTTTGCCGTGCAAATTGTTCATGGCAAAGCCTGATTCTGCCGTAGTGAGCAATGTCACATTGTATGGCAAGGTACCTAAGGCTAATTAGGACACCAAAGTTGTCTACCTCCCACATTACCACTGGGCCTAGAAGATGTGATTCGAAGAACCACCGGAGCAAAAAAGCTTGTCGTGTCGGGCAAGCGAGAGGTGGTGACATTGCTAAAAAGTTGGTCCCTCAATGCATCTACGTTTAGCTGGATGAGGGTGAACTTTGTAGTGTTGTATCAATGGCTTGATCTCTGATGTAATTATTATGAACTGATGGCAGCGATGGGCTGTAAGTTGTCTTTTGAGTCCTGAGAGGGTGTGCACCTCTCATGTATGTAGTATGTAGGGAGCGTGGGAAGCCCCTTATGTTAGCATTCTTAAAATTTAGTGGCCTATTCTTTTTCTTTGGCCTATTCTTAAGTATGATGCCTTAGGTATGTTGCTCGTTGTTAATTGCGTGTTGCTTTAGTTTGGTTGCCTCCGATGAGTGTGTACGAGTGTAGCACTGAGCCACTGAGGTGGTAACATCGCCACTTCTGAAAGAGGCCACCATACCACTCCAATGCACATAACCAAACTTCTATGGTTTGCATCAGCCGCTTCCTTGGTCTATGTGGACGGTATTTTTGTTTTACATTGAAATTGGCATGACGACGCTAGCAAATGCCAGACCATCGTATTTACTGTGTTGGAAGTCTCAATTATTTATTTTCACATTATATAGGTATGTTCCACTGGTTGACACGGCGCACGGCAATGGCACGTTGATATCGTAGACATTGTCATGCGATCTTTTCCGTGTGgcttcgcacggcaaaggctttgccatgTGTACATGCTCCTTTGCCGTGCAAATTGTTCATGGCAAAGCCTGATTCTGCCGTAGTGAGCAATGTCACATTGTATGGCAAGGTACCTAAGGCTAATTAGGACACCAAGGTTGTCTACCTGCCCACATTACCACTGGGCCTAGAAGATGTGATTCCAAGAACCACCGGAGCAAAAAAGCTTGTCGTGTCGGGCAAGCGAGAGGTGGTGACATTGCTAAAAAGTTGGTCCCTCAATGCATCTACGTTTAGCTGGATGAGGGTGAACTTTGTAGTGTTGTATCAATGGCTTGATCTCTGATGTAATTATTATGAACTGATGGCAGCGATGGGCTGTAAGTTGTCTTTTGAGTCCTGAGAGGGTGTGCACCTCTCATGTATGTAGTATGTAGGGAGCGTGGGAAGCCCCTTATGTTAGCATTCTTAAAATTTAGTGGCCTATTCTTTTTCTTTGGCCTATTCTTAAGTATGATGCCTTAGGTATGTTGCTCGTTGTTAATTGCGTGTTGCTTTAGTTTGGTTGCCTCCGATGAGTGTGTACGAGTGTAGCACTGAGCCACTGAGGTGGTAACATCGCCACTTCTGAAAGAGGCCACCATACCACTCCAATGCACATAACCAAACTTCTATGGTTTGCATCAGCCGCTTCCTTGGTTTATGTGGACGGTATTTTTGTTTTACATTGAAATTGGCATGACGACGCTAGCAAATGCCAGACCATCGTATTTACTGTGTTGGAAGTCTCAGTTATTTATTTTCACATTATATAGGTATGTTCCACTGGTTGACACGGCGCACGGCAATGACACGTTGATGTCGTAGACATTGTCATGCGATCTTTTCCGTGTGgcttcgcacggcaaaggctttgccatgTGTACATGCACCTTTGCCGTGCAAATTGTTCATGGCAAAGCCTGATTCTGCCGTAGTGAGCAATGTCACATTGTATGGCAAGGTACCTAAGGCTAATTAGGACACCAAAATTGTCTACCTGCCCACATTACCACTGGGCCTAGAAGATGTGATTCCAAGAACCACCGGAGCAAAAAAGCTTGTCGTGTCGGGCAAGCGAGAGGTGGTGACATTGCTAAAAAGTTGGTCCCTCAATGCATCTACGTTTAGCTGGATGAGGGTGAACTTTGTAGTGTTGTATCAATGGCTTGATCTCTGATGTAATTATTATGAACTGATGGCAGCGATGGGCTGTAAGTTGTCTTTTGAGTCCTGAGAGGGTGTGCACCTCTCATGTATGTAGTATGTAGGGAGCGTGGGAAGCCCCTTATGTTAGCATTCTTAAAATTTAGTGGCCTATTCTTTTTCTTTGGCCTATTCTTAAGTATGATGCCTTAGGTATGTTGCTCGTTGTTAATTGCGTGTTGCTTTAGTTTAGTTGCCTCCGATGAGTGTGTACGAGTGTAGCACTGAGCCACTGAGGTGGTAACATCGCCACTTCTGAAAGAGGCCACCATACCACTCCAATGCACATAACCAAACTTCTATGGTTTGCATCAGCCGCTTCCTTGGTTTATGTGGACGGTATTTTTGTTTTACATTGAAATTGGCATGACGACGCTAGCAAATGCCAGACCATCGTATTTACTGTGTTGGAAGTCTCAGTTATTTATTTTCACATTATATAGGTATGTTCCACTGgttgacccccccccccccccccccaccaccaccacaattGCAAAATATAACAAGGTTTTAGACACGAATACATTCCAACATGTATAAATTTGACCTTTCTTAGTATACGATTATGTTCCTTAATGGATAAATAAGAATCAAAAAATTCTTTTCTACAAAATTCCTACGACATTTTTTTTCTCAGCAACACATTTATACAGTTGTTAGGCATAGAGTCATTAGGACAAAGATTAACAAAAGTAACCCACAATATACACGTCCGCTCGCTGCATTTGTTATACAACACCACGCGACATGTATTTGATCAGTTTCAAAGGCAACATGTACTTGTCCTTTATAACCCAACCAATAACTAATATGTGCACTCATAATTATTTGTTTACTGATTTGTCTAAGTGCAACCATGATGATTTACCACATTATGAAGGTCTACTAGTTGTGTTATTTTTAGATATAGTTGTGAGGATCTAACATATATTATATGTTTATGTGCAATTCTTAGAACTAGCGGTTATGGTCTGTTAGGATATTATTATGAAGACTAACTAATGCAACATGTTTATGTACAATAATGAAAATCTAGAAAATGCGATCCATTTAACCAAGATTATGAAAATGTCGCTAATGTGATTTACGCATGAAAACTTATAtagataaaaaaattaaaacatgTTTTGGCACAATACCCCTTTCGCTTCAATGAGTAAGACAAGTATACATTTAgttaaaagtcaacatcatctaaATCTAATCAATATTATAGATCAAAACACAAACATTTACGGTACCAAATCAATACTACTCCTAGATTCACCGTAAAGTATAGTTTGATAATATATTTATTCCTTTTGTAGATGTTTATATTTAGTTAAACTTTATAAGTTTTGATTTTGAACTAAATTTAAATAGCTTGCTCACCGGAACTGAGGTAGTAGTAGTACCATAACTCGACATAGGTAGGTCATCCCCGACTAGAGAAAAACACATGCATGTAGCTGGATGTAATGTAATACACCAAATCCACAACTTTGGATTTCATAACTAACATCCATAGGACACACTTCTTCTGGGCAAAATTAATTAGGGCAGCTCAGAAATACTACCTCAATTCTTATTTAACCGACGCACGCCATCACGCCATCACGTGAAACATACATTGGTATGCACCGCTCCGCGTGGATTAAAACGGTACGGAGGGAGTACACTTGTGCTGAATACATAATATATGGCTAAATCAATTAATTTGCGCCGGAGGGACTACTACTATGTCGCAATTTGTCAAAATATGTACTGTATGAATCAACATTTATAGTGTACAACAAAAAAGTTAGTCTCACCTAATGGCAAATTCCAGCAGGAGAATACGAGCACTACGCCGAGCGGCTCGGGCACCACGAGCGCAGTGGCCGGGAATGAAACCAGCGGCGCTTGAACCTGCACTTTACCAAAACAGCAAGTCATTCGCCTATTTGGGAAAATCAGCAGCCTGACTAAAGATTTTGCAGAAACGGGATGTGGCAAGAGCTTGCCTTCTCGGGCGCCGCCCATCTCTCCAGGTTTCTCAGCGTGTGGTTGACGGACTTGACGAGAGCCCCAATCTGAAGACGACCGAAACGAACAACTTCATGAATGGccagaagacaaaacaagttttagactatgcgtggagttttgaataaaagtattgttttcattagattatgttaggattttggtagccgccttcttgttggtttcccctcaatgaaGATGGCATCgtatgcaataagtgatcttcggactttcgttcggcgacgagatcttcttcccggcgtcaatggtggtgttgaacaaTCACAACTTTTTAGGTATGGGTcttcggatcttgcttcgccagatcgattttggatcttttgtcgttgttgccgcgaggaggattatcctcgcagtttttgtcccggctgctacgtcctcgacaatggtgattcgtactctcggctctccatcgacgacgacaaagctagttagttattattccctgatatactggtgttggtactcttgccgatgttgtatgactgctttaatggttgcgtgcgtgcacgcagtcttggcattgcggctcaaaaaattatgggagaactttcgtcggtatctacaggtctatggttcgttatgtatctttggctgccttcacaagagtacaagattgtgttctggaagaagaaagaaattgaagacctcgaagatttattactatcttttagactttattttgtaatcgttggagtcagttcatgtatctctaccatgtactatttgttactatgaatatatgtggtattgattgtcagaaaaaaaaagttttagaCAGACTCGAACTGAAATAAGCACGTACGTACCTCGTCTCTGTAGGATTCAGCACGGTGCTTGCCGAGGTCATCGCGAAGCACGTCGAacatctcctcctccttctcggtGAGGAGCCTGATGATCCCCTTGAGCTGcgagcgccgccacgccaggtccTTGGTGATGCCGCTCTCGCACACCTCCTGCAGGCCGGTCACCAGGCTGCCGAAGCCATGGCGGGGCTTCTCGGGCATGCTTCCCATGGAGACAGACAGGCGGAGGAGCTAGCTGCTCACCAAGTGCGCACGTTGTGGAGGTTAACTTGCGGCATGACGCGCCACGCGGACTGTGTTAAATAGCGTGGAGGAAGGGCCGCCGGACCGGCGCCGGCCGGCCGTGTGGTTGAGATACAGCGCGCCGTTCATAAATGGGTGGTTCATTGTCACGTTGGAACAGTTGGGCTGCAGATGACTAGGTGCTTCACTGTCAATTTAAATCCGCAACAAGATGACTAGGACCAGCTACAATTTATCGTCCAGTTCCGTAGCTACATCACCAGTTCATCACCTTCTCTGTCTCCTAAACGAGCCCAAAATCAAGCCGCCCCGAGGCTCCGACCCGTCATGATCACAAAGTAATTGGGCCTCGGGAAGTAGTTCCAGCTGCCACATGACCAAGagcacctctctctctctgtgttATAAGTATCCTCTCGTTCGGCGCCATGGATGACAAAATTCTTGCCCGGTTGACGCATGGTCGTTTTCTATCCATATATCCTTGCATTGAACCAACCGTTATGATGCTGTTCTCCTTAattctgatgatgatgatggtctgAATAATTGCTAACTACTACTATACTATTCGGTTTCAAAAAGTAATTGCTAACTACCCATTCAATATTTTAGATGGAGCTTATTTTCATCATGAAGGGTTGACACTTGACATTAGGCTGACATTTTCTCTTATTTTTTCAAGCTAGTACTAGGATAATCTGCTTTAAGACTTATCTCCCGTTATATTTCTCATAGTGAAACCCGGCCCTGTTTGAGTCGTATCGAAAAAAATGCTAATTTTCATGTCctattctctctcttttttttttggaaaatttaggTTTATTTGTTTTACCATCGCAATCTAGTTCTACCAAATTTCTGTGATTCTTTCTCCATAAATTTGCTGCTGGTAGATCTGGTTGATTGATTGGTAAGTAGCAATTTGTTACTTCACATCTTACTGAAATGCTTATGTTGTATTTTCTCTTGCTATTCATGTGTAGATGTGATGCTTCAGTTTGATTGGTGGTACTAATTTGAACCGACTACTGTCTAGTTCCAAGACCCAAAGAAAGTAGGATTCGACTCCTgccattttgttttgttttgttttgaggaTGCCGGTCTACTCCTGTACATTTTGACATCATCTACCTCTGTTTTGAGAGCAGTTTACACTTCTCATAGTTTCTGTTCATTGTTGCATTTCAGAGCAGTTTACAGTTCATTTGAGTGTGCAATTCAGAATTCGTAGCCCAGGTTCAGAGCTTGCAGGTTCAAAGTTTGGAGTTCAGTTTGCTGTCAATGTAGACGTCTAGTTTGCGGCATATGCAAACATCCGCAACCTGTAGCCGACAACGTGTGAATGATAAATATTTTTGGTAGGAGCAAAGGTTAACTGAAATGAAACTTTATTTTTGGGCTGAACTGAATTGAAACTTGACCTCActcgtctttttttttttttttttgcgagaaccTCACTTGTCAATAAGTCATTACAATCACGCCCAGATTGTTTCTCTCTTGCTGAATGTACAAAATGTTACACACAACTTGCTGCTCTGCTGATCCTAATGTTCTTGCCTTCAGATTTCCATGAAAGAACTCCTGAGAGCGTCAACTTAGAGAGGAAGTTGGTGGAGTCGATGAGCTCATTGTCGAGGACTCCTGGAGGCGTAAAGTTCGTGGGGGCTAAACCTAGGTATTGTTTGACGTGAAAGGCTCTGTGTTGCATCTGAACTTTGTCCTCGTAGCCATCTTCTTCGTTATACGCAAGTCTACCACTCAACTGATGTGAACAATGTTAGTTATTGTACCATTTGTGGTTTGATGTTGTGGTAAACTGTAATGGAATTGCATAGCTGGATCGGTGTGCTTGGATCATTTGCATGGTTGGATCAATTTGCTTGAACTGTAATCAACTCGCATGTAATTGGTTTTATTCGGCTACAGGCGGCGGCCCTCGGTGGTTGCTGCCGGCGGCGGTCATGGTTGCAGCCggcggcggtgcggccagggcctgatCTGGGCCCGGGACGGACTACGGTTTCGCGGCTGTCGGGGGCTGCGGTGTAGCCTGCTGGCTCCAGCATCCCAGGGCCGTTCGTCCTGCCGGATCTTCGGTGTGACGGGCGGCGAGGATGGCCATTTGCGTGGGGGATCGTCCtacataaaggcggcggtcctaggattTCTCACGCGCCAAGACGAAGACCTTCTGGATGCTGATCCATCTTCATCTAGCCGGAGTGATGAGTTCAGGAAGGCTCCACCGGCGAATGAAACAGTGCATCTTTTGTCTGGAGTTTGctagatcgggtggtattcggtcgctcaCACCCATACTTTTATTCCGAtcatttggttctggagggagcgacgcGAAGCGCTGTTCATTGTTGACACTAATTggcttggtccatggtgaagtcagaggaagagaatatcatgaaggccggattggaggactagttaagggaggttcaagtcttcgcgatgttgaggggcttgcttggtgtccgggtTGTGCAGCAGTGGTATGATagtgggggtgggggggggggggggcagcacaggtgaagttcagagtcctacctttcaggatgaaaacccaatatctggccttaactggttgtgcatgataatgaccttgttggaggc includes the following:
- the LOC127306899 gene encoding aldehyde dehydrogenase family 3 member F1; protein product: MGSMPEKPRHGFGSLVTGLQEVCESGITKDLAWRRSQLKGIIRLLTEKEEEMFDVLRDDLGKHRAESYRDEIGALVKSVNHTLRNLERWAAPEKVQAPLVSFPATALVVPEPLGVVLVFSCWNLPLGLALEPLSGAIAAGNAVVVKPSEFAPATAAFLASNLPKYLDPRAVKVVLGGPEVGEQLMEHRWDKVLFTGSARTGRIILTKAAKHLTPVALELGSKCPCIIDRLDSKRDTQIAVNRIFGGKWSLCAGQACLAIDYILVEEEFAPALIEVLKSTVKRFTATPDCMARILNEKHFKRLSNYLKDRKVAASVVHGGSVNPKTLTIEPTILLNPPLDSDIMTEEIFGPILPIITVKKIEDSMKFVRSKPKPLAIYAFTRNEKLKSRIINETSSGSVTFNDAVVQYVVEGLPFGGVGQSGSGQYHGKYSFELFSNKKAVFKRSFLIEFMFRYPPWDNGKIGMLRHVFNTNYVLLLLGLIGLRR